From the genome of Medicago truncatula cultivar Jemalong A17 chromosome 2, MtrunA17r5.0-ANR, whole genome shotgun sequence:
TTGAATCAAGAACTTATAAATACCAAAATGTGAAACCAGCTTCTGGCATATTGCTCAACATGACCATTTCTATCACTTTTTTCATTAATGCTCATCAGATACAATATTTGTGAGAGTCTGTGAATCAAGAATGGATCTCATGAGGGCTGTGATTATTGGAGCAGAAGGGACTCCTTACCATGAcggtcttttcttttttgatgttTACTTTCCCCCTGAATATCCCAATGAACCCCCGGTATGTGGTTGAGAATACTTTATTTGGCAGATATTATTTCTTGTTCACTCTTTTTAATTCAATTCCGACAAATGGTCACTTTTTTTCGTGGCAGCAAGTCCACTACCATTCTGGAGGTCTTGGAGTCAACCCTAATTTGTATAGCAGTGGCTATGTTTGCCTCAGTCTACTTGGCACCTGGGAGGGCGACGAGGATGAGATGTGGACTCCAGGTGTTTCAACAATGCTACAAGTTCTAGTCTCCATACAAGGTCTAATCTTGAACGCAAAGCCTTACTTTAATGAACCTGGATATGAAGGAGCGAGTGGCTCACCAGATGGTGAAAAGAGAGCCCTGCAGTATAACGAGGATACATTCATTctatcattgaggacaatgacATATATGATGAGAAGTCCTCCTAAGGTTTGGTTCTACTCTCGGTTCATTtcattggtttttattttttgaaatataaaaagattTTTCCTTTCTTGGGGTTCAAGTAACTGATTTAGGTAATTTTTggttttcagaattttgaagacCTTGTTGTGGGGCATTTCTACAGCCGAGCACACGATATTCTAGGGTCGTGTAAAGCATACACGGAAGGTGTTCAAGTTGGTTGTTTTGTCAAAGGCGGGGTTGAAAATGTTAATAAGGGTAAAGGAAACTGCTCATCTAAATTTAAGGCTGATTTAGTTGAATATGTGAAAATTCTTATCACTGAGTTTGAAAGAATTGGAGTTAAGGACTTAGAAATTCATAGCTTAACCCCCGGCCAAAAGTGATTGGTTGATCAAGGAactttctttttcaaaacccAATTTTGAGTTTGAAAGTGATTAGTAATGGCTTATTACATCAACTGCAATACTGCAttcaagttttgtttttaacatttaGTTAAAAACTTGACATAATTGTACATACTGgttgcatattattattatttataatttgttagGATTTTGTTAGCGGCGGCCTTAAGCAACCGGAAAGGCTTAAGTACTCATATTTTTCCCAGCtctattatttaatattttgattttaaatgtcTATtctcaaactatttttttttataaataatcagCAAAAACTTATTATTGTCTTTTCTTTAAATCTTGACACATCACCAAAAGTGATGGTTAAATTGTGTTATTAGAAGTTCATTCGGTTTCTAAACAAAAGTACATTCTCCAAACCTCTCTTTAGGCTATAGGCTacgtttgggagtttggagagGAGGAGAGGAGAGGGGAAGAAAGGGCTTTGGGATGGAAAATATGAGAGAAAATGGAGAAGTCttatctttcacattttttaaaagaatagttttttagcgaatggtaaaattaataattatgattactatatttttaattttaaaaatattataacaatatagaataaaaatattataataatattataacaatattATAAACCTTCCAAAAtcccccaaaaccctcctccaatacaatttttaaattccCCAAATGAGGAGATTTTTtcattatgaagaaaaattaacccTTCAAAACTCTCCCATCCCATTTTCCTCTACTTATTACACTTGCTTATtccttttttattcttttcttttcaaaaccaTTCCATTCCTTCTCCTTCAAACTCGCAAAGAAAGTcttatcaatttctttttcttactaTCTCTTAAATTTATTTCTCATTATCTCTCTTGCTTTCTTTCCTAAttcatatttgaaaataaaacaacttcTAATAACACAAGGCAAATATTTGTGATATGGTTGAGATCTTTGGACAACTGGAAGAAGGCTCCTTGGACAAGGATGTTTGGTCGGAATCTTTGTCTTTGGCCGTAGAGGAAGTGgattatatacatcatttatagAGTAACTAggataataatagtaattacaatGACAATGATAAAAATTAGTGTGGTCACTACGGATATCATATGGAATGGAAGTAATATAAACTCTCCCATCAGTGACGTCGTTAGTCtaacaaataagaaaataatagtaCAATGAGTGGCATAGGGTTCACCCTATATTACTTCCATTTCATATACTTTTTCTAGTGATCAGACTAATTTTTATGACTGTCATAATAATTCTCATTTTTATCGCTTTTTAGATTCGTTCTACAAATGATGTATATAATCTATATTAATCTAAATACTCAATTTAGCGAATGAAtcctaaaaatgattttttcttcttcttataacAAATGGATTATTTCTAATGAATTTTGTTCTCGATTGATCTCAAGGATAATTcctaatgaattttttttatattataatattattactattattttttctgCTAGAAATGACTCTTTTGAGGTGGTAATATAActcattttaacttcttaaaaaagaaaatattattattgttttagtCACTTTTGGTGTGTGCCTTACAGACACCACGAACAAAACCTTCAAACTTTTCACACTCACTAACTAAACTCTTCCCCTCAAAGGGTTTGATTTGATTAAGGTTTTTGCTTGATGGACCCTGATGTCGTTGAAATTCCTCCACCAATTCACCAACACCCTCCTAGACTCAAAAAGCAGAAGAAACAGGTTTCTATCTATTCATTCTCCAATTCATATGAGGGTTTTgatttgtttaccttttttgttccttttctcTTGTGGGGTGTCTTcaatctatttaaattttttatttttattaaaatcttAATCATGGGTTTCACTTTTAATCATGATCATTATGTATGCCTCTGATTTTCCAGTTTCTGATTTAAAGTTATTAATTTTGCTGATGCATATTGTTACTGCtcctttgttttttgttgttgcttcaTGTGAGCTTTGTTAGTACCAGAATAGGTCTACCAATAGTATGTCCTGATTGCAACATTGCTAGTTTTGGTTATATAATGAAATAGTGGTTTTGCCTGTGAAGCCCCACTACTCCAAAAATGGTGAAGAATCGTGCCTGACGCGTATCCAATACCGATACGCCCCGATACGCGTATCGGAGAAGTATCGGGCAGTTAACCTTTTCGATATGTTGTTTATGGTTTAGGGTTTAAATTTAGGCTGTTGTATGATAGGAATATGAATGGTTTTAAAAACTGATCAGGGCTGTGATTTTTACTGCAACATTAGGTTTTTGATATATGCAGCCGCGATCACAATTGCGGTAGCATACTAGCATCAACCCTAATTAAGGATCATGGCTGCAACTGCAACTGTGCAGGAACTAGACCGCAATTGTAGTGGCATCAACCCTGGTTAAGGTATATTTTTACAGTTTGAGGaggtttgttttggttttcgaaGTAGAGGGGATTGAACTTGGAGGTTTCCTTGTTGTTATGAAGCTACTGGTACCTTTAGAAATAAGGGGCTGtaagtttcattttattttaactctGTTTTATAGTTGTTTCtgaaattcttatctttttctttacAAACAAATAATCATTGTTTGTTACTTTTGCAGTCCATTGTCCATGATGTGATTGACATTGATGACGGcgacaatgatgatgatgatttaatGGTAATTGGTGAAATAAGTCGTAAACGTAAAAAGGGGAAGAC
Proteins encoded in this window:
- the LOC112417997 gene encoding putative ubiquitin-conjugating enzyme E2 38 — protein: MSNLFANGDNDDDNLAVLAEIAHKHDKGKALEAVHEDVLGKAGVLTSARARRKRAAASSLTITDEPENETLRKLGSFKQFDTISDTSDHYFIKSHSSMAQNPKSWAKKIQEEWKILENHVPDTIFVRVCESRMDLMRAVIIGAEGTPYHDGLFFFDVYFPPEYPNEPPQVHYHSGGLGVNPNLYSSGYVCLSLLGTWEGDEDEMWTPGVSTMLQVLVSIQGLILNAKPYFNEPGYEGASGSPDGEKRALQYNEDTFILSLRTMTYMMRSPPKNFEDLVVGHFYSRAHDILGSCKAYTEGVQVGCFVKGGVENVNKGKGNCSSKFKADLVEYVKILITEFERIGVKDLEIHSLTPGQK